DNA from Deltaproteobacteria bacterium:
GTCGTTGCCATAGGCCTGACCGCACTCGAGATCATGATCCCAGATCGTGTTTTCCGGGCCGTTCCAGAAGGAGAAAAACCGATCCCAGGCGGCTTGAGTGGGCAAATAGAAAGCGAAGTACGCCGCCTTGTTCTGATTGAGCACGTTCTTGAGATTGGCTATGGCCGTTGCCTTTCCCACGTCCGCAGTGGGGATCGTGGCATAGGAAATGGAAGTGATGGGGTAGTTGGGCGAAGTGGAAACACTTCCGCAATAGGTAACGCTGGAGCCGTAATCGCACGTGGTGTCTCCGTCGGCGAAGTGCGCGCTGTTGTTGGACCAGGGGAAAAACATGCCCACCTGCTCGTACCAGTTGACGAACTTAACCAGAGTCCCTCCGCAACAGGCGAAGTTGTCGGTTTTACAGGAGTTCAGATACTGGGTGGACAGTCGATCGCTAATTCCCTCCTGGACGTTGAGCGCCACCTCCACGACCCCCGTGCAGGCCCAGTTCCAGCAGTTGCCGCAACTGCCTTGCTGGCGCTCTTCGGGCACGTATGAGACGTAGCCGAGCAGGTTGACGGAGGACCCCTGACCTTCGTAGGCCCGCCTTAAGAGCTGTTTGTTGATGTCGTCGCTGATATAGGCTTTTCGGGCCTTTTTCACCTGGTCGTCCCACTCCATGATTTCGGAAATGGACGGGCGCATGATGGACGCATTGAGTTCTTCAAATTCATACACATCGGACTGCTGTGCTCCGACGCCGGCCGCGACAAGGACTAACGAAACGACGAACAAGGTTCGCAGGAGGGCTTTAACGCTATTCATTTCGATCTCCCCGAATAAAGGAACACCAAATAAATAACCAAATAAATAACCGACTAGAGATCAACCTCTGTAAACACATACGCCCCGATGAAATCATCCACGTCCGGGCGTGGCGTTAACGGCAGCGTCTCGCGGTTCGTGAACGGTGTTTTTGAGGTAACGCCCATCTCCGATTCGGAAACCGTTCGGTCGTCGGATCGGTATCATGGACGGCGCTCCACCGGTTGGCGTTGGAGCTTACATGGCCACACCGGGTTGGCTAACACGGATGTCGGAAGAGAGTGGACAATGCGCCGTATGCCGCTGCTAGTTCAAAAAATGAAGACTATGAGAACAATACCTAATTTAGTATATCACAGCGGACGGGAAATAGGAATAGGCCATGGATGCGGGGTCTAAGGACGAGGTCGCAGGATGGTCGTAGGTTCCGGTAAATGAAGTCCGATGGGGGGTTGGCCTGTTTTTGCAATCAAGGGCTGAATCCGCGTTTGACGCCGCATCCAGTCTGTTCCTCTTCAGTGTTGTGGACGTGGAGCAGGGCGAAGCGGCGGGCTATTCGGTGACGTTCTATGACGACGATCTGTTTCAAACGTTCAGTTTTACGGATCTGCGGGCCAGGGACGGCTCCATCGTGTGGGGCGGCGACAATACGGCCAACTATGTTTCAGCCTTTACAGCCGCTGAGCTTGGCTTCACTGAAATTGACCAGGTGAAGTTCGTTTATGGAGGATCCGGCGGCATCGCTCTGGGCGCGCCGGTTCCCGTCCCGGCCGTGGTGTGGCTGCTCGGCACGGCATTGCTGGGACTATCAGGGTTTCGGAGAAGACGGCTGAGTTAACAGCGGCAAACAGGGTGCAAGGGTAGAGGGAGCCCGAACCGGGGATTCATCTACCCTTTTTTGTGTTTGGAGGGCAGGGAAACTCATGTTCGAGGCCGGCTCACAAAAGGTTTCCGATTCCAAGCATTCGGCGGCACGCGAGTGTAAAATGCGATGCATTTGACCCTGGACGACTTTCTGCCCGAAAGCTATA
Protein-coding regions in this window:
- a CDS encoding VPLPA-CTERM sorting domain-containing protein codes for the protein MQSRAESAFDAASSLFLFSVVDVEQGEAAGYSVTFYDDDLFQTFSFTDLRARDGSIVWGGDNTANYVSAFTAAELGFTEIDQVKFVYGGSGGIALGAPVPVPAVVWLLGTALLGLSGFRRRRLS